The following proteins are co-located in the Siansivirga zeaxanthinifaciens CC-SAMT-1 genome:
- a CDS encoding TspO/MBR family protein, producing the protein MKILKYFIVFLIINFGALAIGVWLMENGPQTPWYLDLNKAPWTPPVWVFGAAWSTIMLCFSVYMAYLYNALPNTKVKILFTIQFILNVGWNFVFFNQHLIALGLIFILLLTAIVTIFLNDYRKDLKYKTLLIAPYFLWLCIACSLNLYILIHN; encoded by the coding sequence ATGAAAATTTTAAAATACTTTATTGTTTTTTTAATAATAAACTTTGGTGCATTAGCCATAGGTGTATGGTTAATGGAAAATGGCCCCCAAACACCTTGGTATTTAGACCTAAACAAAGCCCCTTGGACACCACCAGTATGGGTTTTTGGAGCAGCTTGGAGCACCATTATGCTATGTTTTTCTGTATATATGGCTTATTTATATAACGCATTACCAAACACAAAGGTTAAAATTTTATTTACCATACAATTTATATTAAATGTAGGTTGGAACTTTGTCTTTTTTAATCAGCATCTTATAGCTTTAGGACTTATTTTTATTCTGCTTTTAACTGCTATAGTAACTATATTTCTTAATGATTATAGAAAAGATTTAAAATACAAAACCTTGCTCATTGCACCCTACTTTTTATGGCTTTGTATCGCTTGTTCACTTAATCTCTACATTTTAATTCATAATTAA
- a CDS encoding glutathione peroxidase: protein MFLSCLFKTNAQTAPTASIYDIKINSLDGSPINLSDYKGKHILFVNVASKCGFTGQYVDLQKLYETYQDKLMIIGAPCNQFGGQEPGTVKEIQNFCQANYGVTFVMTEKLDVKGTNQHPLYQWLTKQSINGKTDSSVKWNFQKYLVDGNGHLVDYYFSATKPLSDSITKHLK from the coding sequence ATGTTTCTATCTTGCTTATTTAAAACGAATGCACAAACGGCTCCAACAGCGTCTATTTATGACATAAAAATAAATAGTCTAGATGGTTCGCCTATAAATTTATCTGATTACAAGGGGAAACACATCCTCTTTGTAAATGTAGCTTCAAAATGTGGCTTTACTGGACAATATGTAGACTTACAAAAACTATATGAAACCTATCAAGATAAACTTATGATTATTGGAGCACCTTGCAATCAGTTTGGTGGACAAGAGCCGGGAACCGTAAAGGAAATTCAAAATTTTTGTCAGGCAAATTATGGAGTAACCTTCGTAATGACCGAAAAACTAGATGTTAAAGGCACTAACCAGCACCCTCTGTATCAATGGCTTACCAAACAATCTATTAACGGAAAAACAGATTCTTCCGTAAAGTGGAATTTTCAAAAATATTTAGTAGACGGTAATGGGCATTTAGTAGATTATTATTTTTCGGCTACGAAGCCTTTAAGTGATAGTATTACCAAACATTTAAAATAA
- a CDS encoding SDR family NAD(P)-dependent oxidoreductase produces MKTIIVVGGSKGIGNAIVTSLLNENKVINISRNAPQQTHENLKHFSCDVLTDELPELTEADSLIYCPGSINLKPIARLSLDEFREDFEINVMGAVKAIQKYLPVLKNGAKPSILLFSTVAAKMGMPFHASIAASKSGVEGLVKSLGAELAPTIRINAIAPTVTNTDLASKLLRNEKMVDAITDRHPLKKFLNPEEVAEMAVFLTSNKAASISGQVFQMDCGIVTLKT; encoded by the coding sequence ATGAAAACAATCATAGTAGTTGGTGGCAGTAAAGGCATAGGAAACGCTATTGTTACTAGCTTATTAAATGAAAATAAAGTAATTAACATAAGTAGGAACGCACCTCAACAAACACACGAAAATTTAAAGCATTTTAGTTGTGATGTTCTAACCGATGAGCTTCCCGAACTAACGGAAGCAGATAGTTTAATTTATTGTCCTGGAAGCATAAACTTAAAACCAATAGCACGATTATCGTTAGATGAATTTCGGGAAGATTTTGAAATAAATGTTATGGGGGCGGTTAAAGCCATACAAAAGTATTTGCCTGTTTTAAAAAATGGAGCGAAACCTTCTATTTTATTGTTTAGCACAGTTGCAGCTAAAATGGGTATGCCGTTTCATGCAAGTATAGCAGCTTCAAAATCGGGAGTTGAAGGTTTAGTAAAATCGTTGGGAGCAGAATTAGCACCAACAATTCGTATTAATGCCATCGCTCCAACAGTTACAAACACAGACTTAGCTTCCAAATTATTAAGAAACGAAAAAATGGTTGATGCCATAACAGACCGTCATCCTCTTAAAAAATTCTTAAATCCGGAAGAGGTTGCCGAAATGGCCGTATTTTTAACTTCCAATAAAGCAGCTTCTATTTCTGGACAAGTATTTCAAATGGACTGTGGTATTGTAACATTAAAAACTTAA
- the folE gene encoding GTP cyclohydrolase I FolE — translation MNLETLDAKKKNKNKLNGISHETIGDDHLYTGLETPMRKDAFKLTDKEKKEKISLLFEEIMHVMGLDLTDDSLKGTPDRVAKMYIDEIFSGLNPANKPQVALFENKYQYNQMLVEKDITFYSNCEHHFVPIIGKAHVAYISSGKVIGLSKLNRIVQYYAKRPQVQERLTNQIAEALKDILETEDVAVIIDAKHLCVSSRGIKDDTSSTVTVYYGGKFNTTEKITELQNYLK, via the coding sequence ATGAATTTAGAAACTTTAGACGCTAAAAAGAAAAACAAAAACAAATTAAACGGTATTTCTCATGAAACCATTGGAGACGACCACCTTTACACGGGGTTGGAAACACCTATGCGTAAAGATGCCTTCAAATTAACGGATAAAGAGAAGAAAGAGAAAATATCGCTTCTTTTTGAAGAAATTATGCACGTTATGGGATTGGATTTAACAGATGATTCGTTAAAAGGTACTCCCGATCGTGTCGCTAAGATGTATATCGATGAGATTTTTTCCGGATTAAATCCAGCCAACAAGCCACAAGTGGCTTTGTTTGAAAACAAATACCAATACAACCAAATGTTGGTTGAAAAAGACATAACATTCTACTCCAATTGCGAGCATCACTTTGTACCAATTATAGGAAAAGCGCATGTGGCATATATATCGTCTGGAAAAGTTATTGGCTTGTCTAAGTTAAATCGCATTGTTCAATATTACGCTAAACGACCACAGGTACAAGAACGATTAACCAATCAAATTGCCGAAGCTTTAAAAGACATTCTGGAAACCGAAGATGTTGCAGTTATTATTGATGCTAAACATTTATGCGTGTCTTCTAGAGGCATAAAAGATGATACTTCATCTACAGTAACCGTTTATTATGGTGGAAAGTTTAACACCACAGAAAAAATCACAGAGCTACAAAATTATTTAAAATAA
- a CDS encoding TIGR03643 family protein → MLSDIEIDRVIEMAWEDRTPFEAIKFQFNLTEKDVIDLMRREMKPSSFKMWRKRVQGRATKHQKLRVFEKGRFKCSRQKQITHNSISKR, encoded by the coding sequence ATGCTAAGTGACATAGAAATTGACCGTGTTATTGAAATGGCTTGGGAAGATCGCACACCATTTGAAGCTATAAAATTTCAATTTAACTTAACAGAAAAAGATGTTATAGACCTCATGCGTCGCGAAATGAAACCGAGTAGTTTCAAAATGTGGCGCAAACGGGTTCAGGGACGCGCCACCAAACACCAAAAATTAAGAGTATTTGAAAAAGGACGTTTTAAATGTTCCAGACAAAAACAAATTACGCATAACTCAATTTCAAAACGCTAA